One genomic segment of Odocoileus virginianus isolate 20LAN1187 ecotype Illinois chromosome 17, Ovbor_1.2, whole genome shotgun sequence includes these proteins:
- the AKAP1 gene encoding A-kinase anchor protein 1, mitochondrial: protein MTIQFRSLFPLALPGVLALLGWWWFFARKKEPLDSHERAAEAGAVVLRAGPAVQEALPAEDARPGAASPPPERELCGGGRPSLEPPALLRAHPVCRRSESSGSLPNPTDTRLRPGVRKEVELALAGDEAKAVPLECPLPAPKGLPFPHEAVEVCKLEAVLGRPVGRVHQGQPAAPAEKPGPGEKARETGGAEGTGDALLGDNVLEEGLVAWEPGPELELQSGRAAGAGEKGPGRPLDEDVAEVAPEETLAPGGRATGAWDGVFPREQGWEETWDRSEKIEQAAFQIISKVILEATEEVLATTVGRIAGRVYQASAAHPQGPKEESCAPTSQKAPLGLEASEPILAAAEVAAALGDTALSSAEPPMADQPAPKTYVSCLSSPLSSPTKDRKPKNSAHHISLAPCPQPATPLGELLDEAGGPGEEATRVPCMSDSCQSVPSGAASRQRSDSASTSGLEDCCTETSSSPRGEAATPPLPESTVPVSNGVLKGELSDLGPEDGWTVDAEADHSGGSDGNSMDSVDSCCGLRKTDSFQNAQAGSNPKKVDLIIWEIEVPKHLVGRLIGKQGRYVSFLKQTSGAKIYISTLPYTQNIQVCHIEGSQQHVDKALSLIGKKFKELNLTNIYAPPLPSLALPSLPMTSWLMLPDGITVEVIVVNQVNAGHLFVQQHTHPTFHALRSLDQQMYLCYSQPGIPTLPTPVEITVICAAPGADGAWWRAQVVAAYEDTNEVEIRYVDYGGYKRVKVDVLRQIRSDFVTLPFQGAEVLLDSVMPLSDDDHFSPEADAAMSEMTGNTALLAQVTSYSPTGLPLIQLWSVVGDEVVLINRSLVERGLAQWVDSYYSSL, encoded by the exons ATGACGATCCAGTTCCGTTCACTCTTCCCCCTGGCCCTGCCTGGAGTGCTGGCGCTCCTCGGCTGGTGGTGGTTTTTCGCCCGTAAAAAAGAGCCCCTCGACAGCCACGAGAGAGCGGCGGAGGCGGGCGCGGTGGTGCTGCGAGCCGGCCCTGCCGTCCAGGAGGCGCTACCCGCGGAAGACGCTCGGCCCGGAGCAGCCAGCCCGCCGCCGGAGAGGGAGCTGTGCGGCGGCGGCAGGCCCTCGCTGGAGCCGCCGGCCCTGCTGCGAGCACACCCAGTCTGCCGGAGGTCCGAGTCCTCGGGCAGCCTTCCCAACCCCACCGACACAAGACTACGCCCGGGAGTGCGCAAGGAGGTGGAGCTCGCCCTCGCGGGCGACGAAGCCAAGGCTGTCCCTCTGGAGTGTCCCCTGCCAGCCCCCAAGGGCCTTCCCTTCCCCCACGAGGCGGTCGAGGTGTGTAAGCTAGAGGCCGTGCTGGGCCGGCCGGTGGGACGGGTCCACCAGGGCCAGCCTGCAGCCCCCGCCGAGAAGCCCGGCCCCGGAGAGAAGGCCCGGGAGACGGGGGGCGCCGAAGGCACCGGGGATGCGCTGCTGGGAGATAACGTGCTGGAGGAAGGGCTGGTGGCCTGGGAGCCGGGCCCCGAGTTAGAGTTACAGAGTGGCCGGGCGGCCGGAGCGGGAGAGAAGGGCCCGGGCCGCCCGCTGGACGAGGACGTGGCGGAGGTGGCGCCCGAGGAGACGCTGGCGCCCGGAGGCCGGGCGACCGGAGCCTGGGATGGAGTCTTTCCCcgggagcagggctgggaggagacCTGGGACAGAAGCGAGAAGATCGAGCAGGCTGCCTTCCAGATCATCTCCAAAGTGATCCTGGAGGCCACCGAGGAGGTGCTGGCCACCACCGTGGGCAGGATCGCGGGCCGGGTGTATCAGGCCTCAGCCGCCCATCCCCAAGGGCCGAAGGAGGAGAGCTGTGCCCCCACCAGCCAGAAAGCCCCCCTGGGCCTGGAGGCCTCGGAGCCCATCCTGGCTGCCGCGGAGGTGGCCGCGGCTCTGGGGGACACGGCCCTCTCCTCCGCAGAGCCACCAATGGCAGACCAGCCAGCACCAAAGACCTACGTGAGCTGCCTGAGCAGCCCTCTGTCCAGCCCCACCAAGGACAGGAAGCCAAAGAACTCTGCACACCACATCTCCCTGGCCCCCTGCCCGCAGCCGGCCACCCCCCTGGGCGAGTTGCTGGACGAGGCAGGTGGCCCCGGGGAAGAGGccacccgtgtcccctgcatgtCTGACAGCTGCCAGTCTGTCCCCTCCGGGGCCGCCTCCAGGCAGCGCTCAGATTCTGCCAGCACCTCGGGGCTTGAAGACTGTTGTACGGAgacctcctccagccccaggggcGAGGCTGCCACCCCACCGCTGCCCGAAAGTACTGTGCCTGTCAGCAACGGGGTGCTGAAGGGGGAGCTGTCGGACTTGGGGCCTGAGGACGGATGGACCGTGGATGCGGAAGCCGACCATTCGGGAG GTTCAGACGGGAACAGCATGGACTCGGTGGACAGCTGCTGTGGGCTCAGGAAGACTGACAGTTTCCAGAATGCGCAGGCAGGCTCCAACCCCAAGAAGGTCGACCTGATCATCTGGGAGATCGAGGTGCCAAAG CACCTGGTTGGTCGGCTGATTGGCAAGCAGGGACGCTACGTGAGTTTTCTCAAGCAGACATCTGGTGCCAAGATCTACATCTCCACCCTGCCTTACACCCAGAACATCCAGGTCTGCCACATCGAAG GCTCTCAGCAGCACGTGGACAAGGCACTGAGCTTGATCGGCAAGAAGTTCAAAGAACTGAACCTCACCAACATTTATGCCCCCCCGCTGCCTTCGCTGGCGCTGCCTTCTCTTCCAATGACTTCCTGG CTCATGCTCCCGGATGGCATCACTGTGGAGGTAATCGTGGTCAACCAGGTCAACGCCGGGCACCTCTTTGTGCAGCAGCACACACACCCTACCTTCCATGCGCTGCGTAGCCTGGACCAGCAGATGTACCTCTGCTACTCTCAGCCTGGGATCCCCACCTTGCCCACCCCGGTGGAGA TAACGGTCATCTGCGCTGCCCCCGGCGCGGATGGGGCCTGGTGGCGAGCCCAGGTGGTGGCCGCCTACGAGGACACCAATGAGGTCGAGATTCGCTACGTCGACTACGGCGGCTACAAGAGGGTGAAAGTCGACGTGCTGCGCCAGATCCG gtctgactttgtgaccctgcCGTTCCAGGGGGCAGAGGTGCTTCTGGACAGCGTGATGCCTCTGTCAG ACGATGACCACTTCTCGCCTGAGGCGGACGCGGCTATGAGCGAGATGACGGGGAACACAGCGCTGCTGGCTCAG GTGACGAGTTACAGCCCGACTGGCCTGCCTTTGATTCAGCTGTGGAGCGTGGTTGGAGATGAA GTGGTGTTGATAAACCGGTCGCTGGTGGAGCGAGGACTTGCTCAGTGGGTGGACAGCTACTACTCGAGCCTCTGA